From the genome of Drosophila melanogaster chromosome 2L, one region includes:
- the His1:CG31617 gene encoding histone H1, which translates to MSDSAVATSASPVAAPPATVEKKVVQKKASGSAGTKAKKASATPSHPPTQQMVDASIKNLKERGGSSLLAIKKYITATYKCDAQKLAPFIKKYLKSAVVNGKLIQTKGKGASGSFKLSASAKKEKDPKAKSKVLSAEKKVQSKKVASKKIGVSSKKTAVGAADKKPKAKKAVATKKTAENKKTEKAKAKDAKKTGIIKSKPAATKAKVTAAKPKAVVAKASKAKPAVSAKPKKTVKKASVSATAKKPKAKTTAAKK; encoded by the coding sequence ATGTCTGATTCTGCAGTTGCAACGTCCGCTTCCCCAGTGGCTGCCCCACCAGCGACAGTTGAGAAGAAAGTGGTCCAAAAAAAGGCATCTGGATCTGCTGgcacaaaggcaaagaaaGCCTCTGCGACGCCGTCacatccgccaactcagcaaATGGTGGACGcttccattaaaaatttaaaggaaCGTGGCGGTTCATCACTTCtggcaatcaaaaaatatatcactgCCACTTATAAATGCGACGCCCAAAAGTTAGCGCCATTCATCAAGAAGTACTTAAAATCGGCCGTGGTCAATGGAAAGCTTATCCAAACTAAGGGAAAGGGTGCATCTGGATCTTTCAAACTGTCGGCCTCTgccaagaaggaaaaggaTCCGAAGGCAAAGTCGAAGGTTTTGTCTGCTGAGAAAAAAGTTCAAAGCAAGAAGGTAGCCTCTAAGAAGATTGGTGTCTCCTCTAAAAAAACTGCCGTTGGGGCTGCTGACAAAAAGCCCAAAGCTAAGAAGGCTGTGGCTACCAAAAAGACTgccgaaaataagaaaactgagAAGGCAAAAGCCAAGGATGCCAAGAAAACTGGAATCATAAAGTCGAAGCCCGCCGCAACAAAGGCGAAAGTGACTGCAGCGAAGCCAAAGGCTGTAGTAGCGAAAGCGTCAAAGGCAAAGCCAGCGGTGTCtgcaaaacccaaaaagacggTGAAGAAAGCATCGGTTTCTGCTACCGCCAAGAAGCCGAAAGCGAAGACTACGGCTGCCAAAAAGTAA
- the His3:CG33803 gene encoding histone H3, with protein sequence MARTKQTARKSTGGKAPRKQLATKAARKSAPATGGVKKPHRYRPGTVALREIRRYQKSTELLIRKLPFQRLVREIAQDFKTDLRFQSSAVMALQEASEAYLVGLFEDTNLCAIHAKRVTIMPKDIQLARRIRGERA encoded by the coding sequence ATGGCTCGTACCAAGCAAACTGCTCGCAAATCGACTGGTGGAAAGGCGCCACGCAAACAACTGGCTACTAAGGCCGCTCGCAAGAGTGCTCCAGCCACCGGAGGTGTGAAGAAGCCCCACCGCTATCGCCCTGGAACCGTGGCCTTGCGTGAAATTCGTCGCTACCAAAAGAGCACCGAGCTTCTAATCCGCAAGCTGCCTTTCCAGCGTCTGGTGCGTGAAATCGCTCAGGACTTTAAGACGGACTTGCGATTCCAGAGCTCGGCGGTTATGGCTCTGCAGGAAGCTAGCGAAGCCTACCTGGTTGGTCTCTTCGAAGATACCAACTTGTGTGCCATTCATGCCAAGCGTGTCACCATAATGCCCAAAGACATCCAGTTAGCGCGACGCATTCGCGGCGAGCGTGCTTAA
- the His2A:CG31618 gene encoding histone H2A: MSGRGKGGKVKGKAKSRSNRAGLQFPVGRIHRLLRKGNYAERVGAGAPVYLAAVMEYLAAEVLELAGNAARDNKKTRIIPRHLQLAIRNDEELNKLLSGVTIAQGGVLPNIQAVLLPKKTEKKA; encoded by the coding sequence ATGTCTGGACGTGGAAAAGGTGGCAAAGTGAAGGGAAAGGCAAAGTCCCGCTCAAACCGTGCCGGTCTTCAATTCCCTGTGGGCCGTATTCACCGTTTGCTCCGGAAGGGAAACTACGCAGAGCGTGTTGGTGCAGGCGCTCCAGTTTACCTAGCTGCCGTAATGGAATATCTGGCCGCTGAGGTTCTCGAGTTGGCTGGCAATGCTGCTCGTGACAACAAGAAGACTAGAATTATTCCGCGTCATCTGCAACTGGCCATCCGCAACGACGAGGAGTTAAACAAGCTGCTCTCCGGCGTCACAATTGCACAAGGTGGCGTGTTGCCTAATATACAGGCTGTTCTGTTGCCCAAGAAGACCGAGAAGAAGGCCTAA
- the His4:CG33909 gene encoding histone H4: protein MTGRGKGGKGLGKGGAKRHRKVLRDNIQGITKPAIRRLARRGGVKRISGLIYEETRGVLKVFLENVIRDAVTYTEHAKRKTVTAMDVVYALKRQGRTLYGFGG, encoded by the coding sequence ATGACTGGTCGTGGTAAAGGAGGCAAAGGCTTGGGAAAGGGTGGCGCCAAGCGTCATCGCAAAGTGCTGCGTGATAACATCCAAGGTATCACGAAGCCTGCTATCCGCCGTTTGGCCCGTCGAGGCGGTGTGAAGCGCATATCTGGACTCATATACGAGGAAACGCGTGGCGTTCTGAAGGTTTTCTTGGAGAACGTAATTCGTGATGCCGTGACCTACACGGAACACGCCAAGAGGAAGACAGTTACAGCCATGGATGTTGTGTACGCTCTGAAGAGGCAAGGCCGCACCCTCTACGGATTTGGCGGTTAA
- the His1:CG33801 gene encoding histone H1, with product MSDSAVATSASPVAAPPATVEKKVVQKKASGSAGTKAKKASATPSHPPTQQMVDASIKNLKEHGGSSLLAIKKYITATYKCDAQKLAPFIKKYLKSAVVNGKLIQTKGKGASGSFKLSASAKKEKDPKAKSKVLSAEKKVQSKKVASKKIGVSSKKTAVGAADKKPKAKKAVATKKTAENKKTEKAKAKDAKKTGIIKSKPAATKAKVTAAKPKAVVAKASKAKPAVSAKPKKTVKKASVSATAKKPKAKTTAAKK from the coding sequence ATGTCTGATTCTGCAGTTGCAACGTCCGCTTCCCCAGTGGCTGCCCCACCAGCGACAGTTGAGAAGAAAGTGGTCCAAAAAAAGGCATCTGGATCTGCTGgcacaaaggcaaagaaaGCCTCTGCGACGCCGTCacatccgccaactcagcaaATGGTGGACGcttccattaaaaatttaaaggaaCATGGCGGTTCATCACTTCtggcaatcaaaaaatatatcactgCCACTTATAAATGCGACGCCCAAAAGTTAGCGCCATTCATCAAGAAGTACTTAAAATCGGCCGTGGTCAATGGAAAGCTTATTCAAACTAAGGGAAAGGGTGCATCTGGATCTTTCAAACTGTCGGCCTCTgccaagaaggaaaaggaTCCGAAGGCAAAGTCGAAGGTTTTGTCTGCTGAGAAAAAAGTTCAAAGCAAGAAGGTAGCCTCTAAGAAGATTGGTGTCTCCTCCAAAAAAACTGCCGTTGGGGCTGCTGACAAAAAGCCCAAAGCTAAGAAGGCTGTGGCTACCAAAAAGACTgccgaaaataagaaaactgagAAGGCAAAAGCCAAGGATGCCAAGAAAACTGGAATCATAAAGTCGAAGCCCGCCGCAACAAAGGCGAAAGTGACTGCAGCGAAGCCAAAGGCTGTAGTAGCGAAAGCGTCAAAGGCAAAGCCAGCGGTGTCtgcaaaacccaaaaagacggTGAAGAAAGCATCGGTTTCTGCTACCGCCAAGAAGCCGAAAGCGAAGACTACGGCTGCCAAAAAGTAA
- the His2B:CG33910 gene encoding histone H2B: protein MPPKTSGKAAKKAGKAQKNITKTDKKKKRKRKESYAIYIYKVLKQVHPDTGISSKAMSIMNSFVNDIFERIAAEASRLAHYNKRSTITSREIQTAVRLLLPGELAKHAVSEGTKAVTKYTSSK from the coding sequence ATGCCTCCGAAAACTAGTGGAAAGGCAGCCAAGAAGGCTGGCAAGGCTCAGAAGAACATCACCAAGACcgacaagaaaaagaagcgcaAAAGGAAGGAGAGCTATGCCATCTACATTTACAAGGTTCTCAAGCAGGTCCATCCTGACACCGGAATTTCGTCGAAGGCGATGAGCATAATGAACAgctttgtaaatgatattttcgAGCGAATTGCTGCCGAAGCGTCTCGTCTAGCTCACTACAACAAGCGCTCGACCATCACCAGTCGGGAGATCCAAACGGCTGTTCGCCTGCTTTTGCCTGGAGAGTTGGCCAAGCATGCTGTCAGTGAGGGAACCAAGGCTGTCACCAAGTACACCAGCTCTAAATAA
- the His1:CG33810 gene encoding histone H1: MSDSAVATSASPVAAPPATVEKKVVQKKASGSAGTKAKKASATPSHPPTQQMVDASIKNLKERGGSSLLAIKKYITATYKCDAQKLAPFIKKYLKSAVVNGKLIQTKGKGASGSFKLSASAKKEKDPKAKSKVLSAEKKVQSKKVASKKIGVSSKKTAVGAADKKPKAKKAVATKKTAENKKTEKAKAKDAKKTGIIKSKPAATKAKVTAAKPKAVVAKASKAKPAVSAKPKKTVKKASVSATAKKPKAKTTAAKK, encoded by the coding sequence ATGTCTGATTCTGCAGTTGCAACGTCCGCTTCCCCAGTGGCTGCCCCACCAGCGACAGTTGAGAAGAAAGTGGTCCAAAAAAAGGCATCTGGATCTGCTGgcacaaaggcaaagaaaGCCTCTGCGACGCCGTCacatccgccaactcagcaaATGGTGGACGcttccattaaaaatttaaaggaaCGTGGCGGTTCATCACTTCtggcaatcaaaaaatatatcactgCCACTTATAAATGCGACGCCCAAAAGTTAGCGCCATTCATCAAGAAGTACTTAAAATCGGCCGTGGTCAATGGAAAGCTTATCCAAACTAAGGGAAAGGGTGCATCTGGATCTTTCAAACTGTCGGCCTCTgccaagaaggaaaaggaTCCGAAGGCAAAGTCGAAGGTTTTGTCTGCTGAGAAAAAAGTTCAAAGCAAGAAGGTAGCCTCTAAGAAGATTGGTGTCTCCTCCAAAAAAACTGCCGTTGGGGCTGCTGACAAAAAGCCCAAAGCTAAGAAGGCTGTGGCTACCAAAAAGACTgccgaaaataagaaaactgagAAGGCAAAAGCCAAGGATGCCAAGAAAACTGGAATCATAAAGTCGAAGCCCGCCGCAACAAAGGCGAAAGTGACTGCAGCGAAGCCAAAGGCTGTAGTAGCGAAAGCGTCAAAGGCAAAGCCAGCGGTGTCtgcaaaacccaaaaagacggTGAAGAAAGCATCGGTTTCTGCTACCGCCAAGAAGCCGAAAGCGAAGACTACGGCTGCCAAAAAGTAA
- the His1:CG33804 gene encoding histone H1 has protein sequence MSDSAVATSASPVAAPPATVEKKVVQKKASGSAGTKAKKASATPSHPPTQQMVDASIKNLKERGGSSLLAIKKYITATYKCDAQKLAPFIKKYLKSAVVNGKLIQTKGKGASGSFKLSASAKKEKDPKAKSKVLSAEKKVQSKKVASKKIGVSSKKTAVGAADKKPKAKKAVATKKTAENKKTEKAKAKDAKKTGIIKSKPAATKAKVTAAKPKAVVAKASKAKPAVSAKPKKTVKKASVSATAKKPKAKTTAAKK, from the coding sequence ATGTCTGATTCTGCAGTTGCAACGTCCGCTTCCCCAGTGGCTGCCCCACCAGCGACAGTTGAGAAGAAAGTGGTCCAAAAAAAGGCATCTGGATCTGCTGgcacaaaggcaaagaaaGCCTCTGCGACGCCGTCacatccgccaactcagcaaATGGTGGACGcttccattaaaaatttaaaggaaCGTGGCGGTTCATCACTTCtggcaatcaaaaaatatatcactgCCACTTATAAATGCGACGCCCAAAAGTTAGCGCCATTCATCAAGAAGTACTTAAAATCGGCCGTGGTCAATGGAAAGCTTATTCAAACTAAGGGAAAGGGTGCATCTGGATCTTTCAAACTGTCGGCCTCTgccaagaaggaaaaggaTCCGAAGGCAAAGTCGAAGGTTTTGTCTGCTGAGAAAAAAGTTCAAAGCAAGAAGGTAGCCTCTAAGAAGATTGGTGTCTCCTCCAAAAAAACTGCCGTTGGGGCTGCTGACAAAAAGCCCAAAGCTAAGAAGGCTGTGGCTACCAAAAAGACTgccgaaaataagaaaactgagAAGGCAAAAGCCAAGGATGCCAAGAAAACTGGAATCATAAAGTCGAAGCCCGCCGCAACAAAGGCGAAAGTGACTGCAGCGAAGCCAAAGGCTGTAGTAGCGAAAGCGTCAAAGGCAAAGCCAGCGGTGTCtgcaaaacccaaaaagacggTGAAGAAAGCATCGGTTTCTGCTACCGCCAAGAAGCCGAAAGCGAAGACTACGGCTGCCAAAAAGTAA
- the His1:CG33807 gene encoding histone H1, whose translation MSDSAVATSASPVAAPPATVEKKVVQKKASGSAGTKAKKASATPSHPPTQQMVDASIKNLEERGGSSLLAIKKYITATYKCDAQKLAPFIKKYLKSAVVNGKLIQTKGKGASGSFKLSASAKKEKDPKAKSKVLSAEKKVQSKKVASKKIGVSSKKTAVGAADKKPKAKKAVATKKTAENKKTEKAKAKDAKKTGIIKSKPAATKAKVTAAKPKAVVAKASKAKPAVSAKPKKTVKKASVSATAKKPKAKTTAAKK comes from the coding sequence ATGTCTGATTCTGCAGTTGCAACGTCCGCTTCCCCAGTGGCTGCCCCACCAGCGACAGTTGAGAAGAAAGTGGTCCAAAAAAAGGCATCTGGATCTGCTGgcacaaaggcaaagaaaGCCTCTGCGACGCCGTCacatccgccaactcagcaaATGGTGGACGcttccattaaaaatttagAGGAACGTGGCGGTTCATCACTTCtggcaatcaaaaaatatatcactgCCACTTATAAATGCGACGCCCAAAAGTTAGCGCCATTCATCAAGAAGTACTTAAAATCGGCCGTGGTCAATGGAAAGCTTATTCAAACTAAGGGAAAGGGTGCATCTGGATCTTTCAAACTGTCGGCCTCTgccaagaaggaaaaggaTCCGAAGGCAAAGTCGAAGGTTTTGTCTGCTGAGAAAAAAGTTCAAAGCAAGAAGGTAGCCTCTAAGAAGATTGGTGTCTCCTCCAAAAAAACTGCCGTTGGGGCTGCTGACAAAAAGCCCAAAGCTAAGAAGGCTGTGGCTACCAAAAAGACTgccgaaaataagaaaactgagAAGGCAAAAGCCAAGGATGCCAAGAAAACTGGAATCATAAAGTCGAAGCCCGCCGCAACAAAGGCGAAAGTGACTGCAGCGAAGCCAAAGGCTGTAGTAGCGAAAGCGTCAAAGGCAAAGCCAGCGGTGTCtgcaaaacccaaaaagacggTGAAGAAAGCATCGGTTTCTGCTACCGCCAAGAAGCCGAAAGCGAAGACTACGGCTGCCAAAAAGTAA